In Yarrowia lipolytica chromosome 1F, complete sequence, a genomic segment contains:
- a CDS encoding uncharacterized protein (Compare to YALI0F23903g, similar to Saccharomyces cerevisiae SNF3 (YDL194W) and RGT2 (YDL138W); ancestral locus Anc_7.309, similar to uniprot|P30606 Saccharomyces cerevisiae YOL103w ITR2 myo-inositol permease), translated as MSLDKNRQITTSESSSGSSADEGTHIMRGLTSTSTQDETTGSISEGNLEAEKISPFVFVLVALASISGFLFGYDTGYVSGALVVIKEDLGRALSNGDKELITASTSLGALLGGVIAGAMCDFFGRKWVITFANILFLVGAAIQCGAHAVWTMIGGRFVMGWGVGIASLCAPLYISELAPTRIRGRLVVLNVLAITGGQLVAYGIGAGMAHVHQGWRILVGLSMVPAFVQMVIFVFMPETPRYLVRKNKIAEAKKVLAKTYATDDDNLLDRKLHELMLHNAYKESGLSTMARARNTMKELYCVPSNLRALIIACGLQGIQQFCGFNSLMYFSATIFEVVGFDNATAVSIIVAGTNFVFTIVAFMVIDRIGRRRILLGTIWGMSLGLVVNAIAFHFLDKQKEKNPNHELDKEHISGWAYVVLVAQLVYVAFYATGIGNVPWQQSELFPISVRGVGTGMATATNWAGSLIVSSTFLTMLENITPTGTFSFYAGLCALGEVFVFFLYPETSGMDLEQIQQLLTGGFNIKESMRLSDEAKRGYKK; from the coding sequence ATGTCGCTGGACAAAAACCGCCAGATCACGACCTCTGAGTCGTCGTCTGGAAGCAGTGCCGATGAAGGGACCCATATCATGAGAGGCCTGACCAGTACTAGTACTCAGGACGAGACCACTGGTTCCATTTCGGAAGGCAACCTAGAAGCCGAGAAAATCTCGccgtttgtgtttgtgctgGTTGCCCTGGCCTCCATTTCCGGATTCCTGTTTGGATACGACACGGGCTAtgtttctggagctctggtggtcatcaaggaggatcTTGGACGTGCCCTTTCCAACGGAGATAAGGAGCTGATTACTGCTTCCACGTCCCTGGGAGCTCTCCTTGGAGGAGTTATTGCCGGAGCCATGTGCGACTTCTTTGGCCGAAAGTGGGTTATCACCTTTGCCAATATTCTGTTTCTGGTTGGAGCTGCCATTCAGTGTGGAGCTCACGCCGTGTGGACCATGATCGGAGGCCGATTCGTCATGGGATGGGGCGTGGGTATTGCATCTCTATGTGCTCCTCTGTACATTTCCGAGCTGGCCCCCACTCGAATCCGAGGTCGTCTTGTCGTTCTCAACGTCCTGGCTATCACCGGAGGACAGCTTGTGGCCTACGGAATTGGTGCTGGCATGGCCCACGTGCACCAAGGATGGAGAATTCTAGTTGGTCTGTCTATGGTGCCTGCCTTTGTGCAAATGGTCATCTTTGTGTTCATGCCCGAGACTCCTCGATATCTTGTTCGAAAGAATAAGATTGctgaggccaagaaggtgcTGGCCAAGACATATGCCACCGATGACGACAACCTTCTCGACCGAAAGCTCCACGAACTCATGCTCCACAACGCATACAAGGAGTCCGGCCTGTCCACTATGGCGCGAGCTCGAAACACTATGAAGGAACTTTATTGCGTACCCAGCAACTTGCGAGCCCTCATAATTGCTTGTGGACTGCAGGGAATCCAGCAGTTTTGTGGTTTCAACTCGCTCATGTACTTTTCTGCTACCATTTTTGAGGTGGTGGGCTTTGATAACGCCACAGCCGTCTCCATCATCGTTGCTGGAACGAACTTTGTCTTCACCATTGTCGCCTTTATGGTCATTGACCGTATTGGACGACGCCGAATTCTCCTGGGAACCATCTGGGGCATGTCTCTGGGACTCGTTGTCAACGCCATTGCTTTCCACTTCCTTgacaagcagaaggaaaagaacCCCAACCATGAGCTCGATAAGGAACACATTTCCGGATGGGCATACGTGGTCCTCGTTGCTCAGCTCGTCTACGTCGCCTTCTACGCCACTGGTATCGGTAATGTGCCATGGCAGCAGTCGGAGCTGTTCCCCATCTCCGTCCGAGGTGTTGGAACTGGCATGGCCACTGCCACCAACTGGGCAGGATCGCTCATTGTGTCCTCCACTTTCCTGACCATGTTGGAAAATATCACCCCCACTGGAACATTTTCCTTCTACGCCGGTCTCTGTGCTCTCGGAGAAGTGTTTGTCTTCTTCCTGTATCCCGAGACTTCCGGCATGGATCTGGAGCAGATTCAACAGCTGCTGACGGGAGGTTTCAACATCAAGGAGAGTATGCGGCTGTCTGATGAGGCCAAGAGAGGCTACAAGAAGTAG
- a CDS encoding uncharacterized protein (Compare to YALI0F23947g, similar to Saccharomyces cerevisiae GAL7 (YBR018C); ancestral locus Anc_3.217, similar to uniprot|P09580 Kluyveromyces lactis Galactose- 1-phosphate uridylyltransferase (EC 2.7.7.10) and uniprot|P08431 Saccharomyces cerevisiae YBR018c GAL7 UDP- glucose--hexose-1-phosphate uridylyltransferase): MTLVASDIPHRRYNPLRQSWVLVSPHRAKRPWQGQQEEPTKDTKPEYDDKCYLCPRNARINGEMNPDYKDTFVFENDFSAVFEKTAEVEKVVEEAQKEHTESTALDLDLLRKEDVFGYCQVICFSPKHNVTLATMTVEQIEKVIETWQKMYTEAQSRGIKYSLIFENKGATMGCSNPHAHGQVWNTSIVPEEPQMEFDSLKKYKDEKNRDLLVDYVNLEMSKNERIVYQNASFLVVVPYWAVWPFETMIVSKERVSSIKKLTKEQVQHLADAISVITKKYDKLFNTSFPYSMGIHQSFVDVENCPYEHLRLLFYPPLLRSASVKKFQVGFEMLGMPQRDITAEGAAKRLYDL; this comes from the coding sequence ATGACTCTTGTGGCATCCGACATTCCTCACAGACGATACAACCCGCTGCGACAATCATGGGTGCTGGTGTCACCTCATCGAGCTAAGCGACCTTGGCAGGGACAGCAAGAAGAGCCCACCAAGGACACGAAGCCCGAGTACGACGACAAGTGCTATCTGTGTCCTCGAAATGCTCGAATCAACGGGGAGATGAACCCGGACTACAAGGACACTTTCGTGTTTGAGAACGACTTCAGTGCTGTTTTTGAGAAAACTGCGGAAGTGGAGAAGGTCGTTGAGGAGGCCCAAAAGGAGCACACAGAGTCTACTGCTCTCGACCTGGACCTTCTGCGAAAAGAAGATGTGTTCGGATACTGTCAGGTTATTTGCTTTTCGCCCAAACACAATGTGACTCTTGCTACAATGACTGTTGAGCAGATCGAAAAGGTGATTGAGACCTGGCAGAAAATGTACACAGAGGCTCAGAGTCGAGGAATCAAGTACTCGCTGATTTTTGAAAACAAGGGAGCTACCATGGGCTGCTCCAACCCTCATGCCCATGGCCAGGTCTGGAACACCAGTATTGTTCCTGAAGAGCCCCAGATGGAGTTTGATTCATTGAAGAAATACAAGGACGAAAAGAACCGTGATCTTCTGGTCGATTACGTCAACTTGGAAATGTCCAAAAACGAACGAATCGTCTACCAGAATGCCTCGTTTCTCGTGGTGGTTCCTTACTGGGCCGTCTGGCCTTTTGAGACCATGATTGTGTCCAAGGAACGGGTTTCTTCCATCAAAAAGCTGACCAAGGAACAAGTCCAGCATCTTGCCGACGCCATCTCGGTGATCACAAAAAAGTACGACAAGCTCTTCAACACCTCTTTCCCCTACTCAATGGGTATTCATCAATCATTTGTGGACGTTGAGAACTGTCCCTACGAGCATCTTCGGCTCCTGTTCTACCCTCCTCTTCTGCGATCTGCCTCCGTCAAGAAGTTCCAGGTCGGATTCGAGATGCTGGGAATGCCGCAGCGAGACATTACTGCCGAAGGGGCTGCCAAGCGGTTGTATGATTTGTAA
- a CDS encoding uncharacterized protein (Compare to YALI0F23969g, similar to wi|NCU02176.1 Neurospora crassa NCU02176. 1 conserved hypothetical protein), translating into MAKRTAKPTAKSAKITAFPWPKSLLDNDPSKSYKVHTETILKDQIYVIHGFLPAKVCNDLVQTIVKTDADDTHTFKMETTPLTKRKDYAARVNDRGAVEDTGICNYLWHQLEPIIESDPELSEFKSAFGLNPNIRMYRYTPGQFFDQHYDEAVRCKVGSTVCTTRWTLLLYLSECQGGQTMFYEDGGKSYEVQPTNGSVLLHKHGEDCLLHEGREVTAGEKWILRSDIAWKN; encoded by the coding sequence ATGGCCAAAAGAACTGCTAAACCAACAGCGAAATCAGCAAAAATCACAGCCTTTCCTTGGCCCAAGTCTCTGCTCGACAATGACCCCTCCAAGTCGTACAAGGTCCACACTGAGACGATACTCAAGGACCAGATTTACGTGATCCATGGGTTTCTACCCGCCAAAGTCTGCAATGATCTGGTTCAAACCATTGTTAAGACGGACGCCgacgacacacacactttTAAGATGGAGACGACACCGCTGACGAAACGAAAAGATTATGCTGCTCGGGTCAACGATCGAGGGGCAGTGGAAGATACAGGGATCTGCAACTACCTCTGGCACCAGCTGGAGCCCATTATCGAGTCTGATCCGGAGCTGTCAGAGTTCAAATCGGCCTTTGGActcaaccccaacattCGAATGTACAGATACACCCCTGGGCAGTTCTTTGATCAGCATTACGACGAGGCGGTAAGATGCAAGGTGGGATCGACTGTCTGTACTACACGATGGACgttgctactgtacttgtcaGAATGCCAGGGAGGTCAGACTATGTTCTACGAGGATGGAGGGAAGTCGTACGAGGTCCAGCCCACTAATGGCAGTGTACTGCTGCATAAGCATGGAGAGGACTGCCTGTTGCATGAAGGACGAGAGGTGACGGCGGGTGAGAAGTGGATTCTCAGATCGGACATTGCTTGGAAGAATTAG
- a CDS encoding uncharacterized protein (Compare to YALI0F23991g, similar to Saccharomyces cerevisiae YPI1 (YFR003C); ancestral locus Anc_8.95, similar to uniprot|P43587 Saccharomyces cerevisiae YFR003c and wi|NCU01670.1 Neurospora crassa NCU01670.1 hypothetical protein), with product MSHNQQAAQPSSSRTQVIEREASPGVLTVRGAAEDEDSNVRFTEEVVDNEHMDKKKSKICCIYHPPAEFGESSEEESCGSDDSGPESDEGDIPNARKPKKKNKGKCGGHRDPSPNAYERKPRPKKN from the coding sequence ATGTCACACAACCAGCAGGCCGCACAGCCATCGTCGTCACGCACACAGGTGATTGAACGGGAGGCGTCTCCAGGTGTTCTGACCGTACGAGGAGCCGCCGAAGACGAAGACTCCAACGTTCGATTTACAGAGGAAGTCGTGGACAACGAACacatggacaagaagaagtcgaAAATCTGTTGCATCTACCACCCGCCGGCCGAGTTTGGCGAGTCGTCCGAGGAAGAATCGTGTGGCTCTGACGATTCTGGACCCGAATCCGATGAGGGAGATATTCCTAATGCCCGAAaacccaagaagaagaacaagggcAAGTGCGGAGGACACAGAGACCCTTCTCCCAATGCGTACGAGCGAAAGCCACgacccaagaagaactAA
- a CDS encoding uncharacterized protein (Compare to YALI0F24013g, weakly similar to uniprot|P38985 Saccharomyces cerevisiae YDL092w SRP14 signal recognition particle subunit and DEHA0G17875g Debaryomyces hansenii IPF 5280.1, similar to Saccharomyces cerevisiae SRP14 (YDL092W); ancestral locus Anc_2.364), whose product MSRLTNTEFISSLKDAFDGISKKEKKHSLYFTQKRLSPANVEPEEPSKEYPLLIRVAYTTGGKKTKLTTEVDPSNLDEFWKQYTDVMKAGMALKKKDKKRKRK is encoded by the exons ATGTCGAGACTGACCAACACAGAG TTCATCTCGTCGCTCAAGGACGCTTTCGACGGCAtttccaagaaggagaagaagcactCCCTTTATTTCACACAAAAAAGACTCAGTCCCGCCAACGTGGAGCCCGAAGAGCCTTCAAAGGAGTACCCTCTACTGATCCGAGTGGCTTACACCACTGGAGGAAAGAAGACCAAGCTGACCACCGAGGTGGACCCTTCTAATCTCGACGAGTTCTGGAAACAGTACACGGACGTAATGAAAGCCGGCatggctctcaagaagaaggacaagaagcgaaagcgaAAGTAG
- a CDS encoding uncharacterized protein (Compare to YALI0F24035g, similar to CA1798|IPF11448 Candida albicans IPF11448 unknown function, similar to Saccharomyces cerevisiae YMR155W; ancestral locus Anc_2.363), translated as MDSRKLALLCSFLVASGCGTMYVYSAYAPQLATRLHFNASESQIIGLCGTVGVSLLGIAAGIIIDKYGTTTPIVLGGVFLMLGYSLITLCYIKSIESVLLCALALMAAGFGSGMSFVASIKVCALNYPENRGTASSIPLAAFGLSAFLFSTIAGIFFPGNTQGFLILLTVLTSSLSLVLVPFVRVIPAVSHAEDEALLDDGCSSSSCESVDIYGVSLFKSIDFWKHFLIIGCIAGCGQMYIYGCGYVIRALVGPDVETSGVQSFHVAMISLLSFCGRLLSGSISDVLTRYQYSRLWMIFISLALGLVGSFLATVVTEISFLWMVSLSFGLSYGFCYGVYPTIIAEMFGMTYFSQNWGYSGSSAVFSAYFFTTTFGKVFDSHSKGDVCYEGVNCYKSAFNMAFYVFAVFVVMILYMIHNNYQKFKQ; from the coding sequence ATGGACTCCAGAAAACTGGCGCTTCTGTGCTCGTTCCTGGTGGCCTCAGGCTGCGGAACCATGTATGTGTACTCGGCCTATGCTCCTCAATTGGCCACTCGATTACACTTCAACGCGTCAGAGTCGCAGATCATCGGTCTTTGCGGCACCGTCGGAGTATCGCTTCTGGGTATCGCAGCAGGAATCATTATTGACAAATACGGAACCACCACTCCGATTGTGTTGGGTGGCGTGTTTCTGATGCTCGGATATTCTCTCATTACTTTGTGCTACATCAAGTCCATTGAAAGTGTGCTTCTATGTGCCCTGGCACTCATGGCCGCAGGTTTCGGCTCAGGAATGTCCTTTGTGGCCAGTATCAAGGTGTGTGCGTTGAACTATCCCGAAAACAGAGGAACCGCAAGTTCGATCCCGCTAGCGGCTTTTGGACTCTcagccttcttgttctccacTATAGCAGGTATCTTCTTCCCTGGTAACACTCAGGGCTTCTTGATACTACTGACAGTACTCACCTCGTCGCTCTCACTGGTTCTGGTGCCCTTTGTGCGAGTCATTCCGGCTGTTTCACACGCGGAAGATGAAGCTCTGCTTGACGACGGATGctcatcttcctcctgtGAAAGTGTAGACATCTATGGAGTCTCATTGTTCAAAAGCATCGACTTCTGGAAACATTTTCTCATCATCGGATGTATCGCTGGGTGTGGCCAGATGTACATCTACGGCTGTGGATACGTCATTCGAGCCCTTGTGGGTCCCGACGTCGAAACTTCAGGGGTCCAGTCGTTCCATGTCGCTATGATTTCTTTGCTAAGTTTCTGTGGACGCCTTCTCTCAGGATCTATTTCCGATGTGCTTACCCGCTACCAATACTCTCGTCTGTGGATGATCTTCATCTCTCTGGCTCTTGGTCTAGTAGGAAGCTTTCTGGCTACTGTTGTCACTGAAATCTCTTTTCTGTGGATGGTGTCGTTGTCCTTTGGTCTTTCCTACGGCTTCTGTTACGGAGTCTACCCTACTATCATTGCCGAGATGTTTGGAATGACGTACTTTTCGCAAAACTGGGGTTATTCCGGTTCTTCGGCGGTGTTTTCGGCGTACtttttcaccaccacctttgGAAAGGTGTTTGACTCGCATTCCAAGGGCGACGTTTGCTATGAGGGCGTCAACTGTTATAAGTCGGCTTTCAATATGGCCTTCTACGTCTTTGCTGTGTTTGTCGTCATGATCTTGTACATGATCCACAACAACTACCAGAAGTTCAAACAGTGA
- a CDS encoding uncharacterized protein (Compare to YALI0F24057g, no similarity), with protein MHTSSELPDPYYSIPLAHNYSIPVLRLHQHSKRHTSCCDIPVMKSNVPAIPSETDTPSNRTSLHEVVVNLVLMREHAVDTIRLTRIRVDALGQELTHTTRESNGHLTCEQLSAFEDKMETLQTQLLKAQQVQALTSHFLDVVIRWPSSNLDMRTIRKEARMRLQARLEMDDDGRRRNDDYDSFPSDPETAMSSLMSLLTKMAV; from the coding sequence ATGCACACATCATCTGAATTACCTGATCCATACTATTCGATACCATTGGCACACAATTATTCGATACCAGTCCTCCGATTGCACCAACATTCCAAACGCCATACAAGTTGCTGTGATATCCCCGTGATGAAGTCCAATGTTCCTGCGATACCGTCTGAAACAGACACCCCTTCCAACAGGACGTCACTCCACGAAGTGGTGGTCAATCTAGTGCTCATGAGAGAACACGCTGTTGACACAATTCGACTGACCCGGATCAGAGTCGACGCCTTGGGACAAGAACTCACACACACGACACGCGAATCCAACGGCCATCTCACGTGCGAGCAGCTTTCCGCATTTGAAGACAAAATGGAGACGCTACAAACCCAGCTTCTCAAGGCCCAGCAGGTCCAGGCGCTCACCAGCCACTTCCTCGATGTCGTCATCAGATGGCCCAGTAGCAATCTGGACATGCGTACCATTCGTAAAGAGGCTCGCATGCGTCTCCAGGCgaggttggagatggatgaCGATGGGCGAAGAAGAAACGACGATTACGACTCGTTTCCAAGCGACCCAGAAACGGCCATGTCTAGTCTCATGTCTTTGCTGACAAAAATGGCCGTCTAG
- a CDS encoding uncharacterized protein (Truncated form of YALI0F24072g, no similarity) — MTTNDSHDKLVAPMAPMTPLLPTEAEKAEFVTPMEIGIELQSQLEELQKKLAVMEGELGTRIESFEHTLLSIENAIKEEGPSGGSTTALGVNGSGTSSAEDEDIFSDAAEDDKGFPHPDESPIPGFTQ, encoded by the coding sequence ATGACAACCAACGACAGCCACGACAAACTGGTGGCACCCATGGCTCCAATGACACCTCTTCTACCCACAGAGGCCGAAAAGGCCGAATTTGTGACCCCTATGGAGATTGGTATCGAGCTGCAGAGCCAGCTGGAAGAactccagaagaagctggcaGTGATGGAAGGCGAGCTCGGGACGCGAATCGAGTCGTTTGAACACACGCTCCTGTCGATCGAAAACGCCATCAAGGAAGAAGGGCCAAGTGGCGGCTCCACCACGGCTCTTGGCGTGAATGGAAGTGGAACCAGCAGTGCAGAAGACGAAGATATCTTTTCCGACGCTGCCGAAGACGACAAGGGCTTTCCCCACCCCGATGAGAGCCCCATTCCTGGCTTTACTCAATAG
- a CDS encoding uncharacterized protein (Compare to YALI0F24101g, similar to Saccharomyces cerevisiae YJL123C; ancestral locus Anc_1.232, weakly similar to uniprot|P47018 Saccharomyces cerevisiae YJL123c) — protein MAITFGGLGDTHDKVFNTAHHYTTSTSDTMTDKKQTTDDVLSMLDSLESEAKSDKTSKTSKSDKKETSTDSSKAADKKTDAKDDDDILGFLDSLAKNPKATPATKAGIEMVKSEVQSGNMSIEDAVKSVKEEEPVKKETADDSDVDHAASAAPVDAGAAIGAALSWWNRNKDGIWDTASAAVKQAEAKVKELQELTNQEVEAAERGESKPAITVAGLTEMLKKQSLFSTVLDTIAPPISRHEQLKIHVFHDLVGYPAIDTIVYNVFSKVMQQVEGGGELKLVVQKGKERHRRGSDASVTRDLNTFVGTAQQAEKLAMATLEEYTKKDAKPEPSPEDDPEVSIPEEEPTIRVSSIFVSIQPFVDENKFQFAVRVADPDHDFGTTINSQAFPSQWAQWLDEKENPHAEKGVDTRDWVVDWIEEGLGLTIGVGAQEYVMSRMGIKLETKK, from the coding sequence ATGGCGATAACCTTTGGAGGATTGGGGGACACGCATGACAAGGTGTTTAACACAGCACACCACTACACAACAAGCACATCTGACACAATGACCGACAAGAAACAGACGACAGACGACGTCCTGTCCATGCTGGACTCTCTAGAGTCCGAGGCCAAGAGCGACAAGACTAGCAAGACCTCCAAGagcgacaagaaggagacttCCACAGACTCTTCCAAGGCTGCTGACAAGAAGACTGAtgccaaggacgacgatgatATCCTTGGGTTCCTCGATTCACTGGCCAAGAACCCCAAGGCGACTCCCGCCACCAAGGCTGGCATCGAGATGGTGAAGAGCGAGGTCCAGAGTGGCAACATGAGCATTGAGGATGCCGTCAAGAGcgtcaaggaggaagagccTGTTAAGAAGGAGACTGCTGACGACTCTGACGTCGACCacgctgcttctgctgccccCGTGGATGCCGGAGCCGCCATTGGAGCTGCTCTGTCCTGGTGGAATAGAAACAAGGATGGCATTTGGGACACGGCATCTGCGGCAGTCAAGCAGGCCGAagccaaggtcaaggagctgcaggagctTACCAACCAGGAGGTTGAGGCCGCCGAGCGGGGCGAAAGCAAGCCTGCCATCACTGTGGCTGGGCTCACCGAGATGCTCAAGAAACAGTCGTTATTCTCGACCGTTCTGGACACCATTGCTCCTCCCATTTCGCGACacgagcagctcaagatcCATGTGTTCCACGACCTCGTCGGCTACCCCGCCATCGATACAATTGTCTACAATGTCTTTTCCAAGGTGATGCAGCAGGTGGAGGGCGGAGGAGAGCTCAAGCTGGTGGTGCAGAAGGGTAAGGAGCGTCACCGACGAGGATCAGACGCCTCCGTTACCCGGGACCTCAACACCTTTGTGGGAACCGCCCAGCAGGCTGAAAAGCTCGCCATGGCCACTCTGGAAGAGTACACCAAAAAGGACGCCAAGCCCGAGCCGTCTCCCGAAGATGACCCTGAGGTTTCAATCCCCGAAGAGGAGCCCACTATCCGAGTGTCCTCCATCTTTGTGTCCATCCAGCCGTTTGTGGACGAAAACAAGTTCCAGTTTGCCGTTCGAGTGGCTGACCCTGACCACGATTTCGGAACCACCATCAATTCTCAGGCATTCCCCTCCCAGTGGGCCCAATGgctcgacgagaaggagaacccTCATGCTGAGAAGGGTGTCGATACTCGGGACTGGGTGGTTGACTGGATCGAGGAGGGTCTTGGTCTGACCATTGGTGTGGGTGCTCAGGAGTACGTCATGAGCCGAATGGGTATCAAACTGGAGACTAAGAAGTAA